A region of Salvia splendens isolate huo1 chromosome 17, SspV2, whole genome shotgun sequence DNA encodes the following proteins:
- the LOC121774169 gene encoding probable serine/threonine-protein kinase PBL19 has product MICFNQFKDRSKTRLQKSAPTLKSQSKFNVSESERATSSCSATPPRRITEIYEEKAQNLRVFTFAELKQATNNFNRLLKIGEGGFGCVYKGTINPPEGKAGDPMIVAIKKLSKDGCQGHKQWVAEVQILGVVDHPNLVKLIGYCAVDAERGIQRLLVFEYMPKKSLDEHIFNRAGSTLSWERRLQIILGAAEGLAYLHEELEIQVIYRDFKSSNILLDGEFKAKLSDFGLAREGPTAGHTHVSTAVVGTYGYAAPDYIETGHLTSKSDVWSFGVVVYEMLTGRRSLERELPKPEQKLLEWVKQNPADSRRFSMIIDPRLENDYPLSAARKVAKLADSCLVRSGKERPKMSKVVEALKDIIAEAAACVESPPVKYLEDAEDSPAPAEQMAPSIKRRFTHLAKISENLDGVNTRRFMMMQRAKVT; this is encoded by the exons ATGATTTGTTTCAATCAATTCAAGGATAGGAGTAAAACTAGGTTACAGAAATCAGCCCCGACATTGAAAAGCCAGAGCAAATTTAACGTATCGGAATCTGAGAGGGCAACATCATCCTGTTCAGCTACGCCGCCGCGCAGAATCACGGAGATATATGAGGAAAAAGCGCAGAATTTGAGAGTATTTACATTTGCCGAGCTAAAGCAAGCGACTAATAACTTCAACAGATTGCTTAAGATTGGTGAGGGTGGTTTTGGATGTGTGTACAAAGGTACAATCAACCCCCCCGAGGGAAAGGCTGGTGACCCCATGATTGTTGCAATCAAAAAACTCAGCAAAGATGGCTGTCAG GGTCACAAACAATGGGTAGCAGAAGTGCAGATTCTTGGGGTCGTGGATCATCCGAATTTGGTCAAGCTGATAGGATACTGTGCTGTTGATGCAGAACGAGGCATACAAAGGCTACTCGTGTTTGAATATATGCCAAAGAAGAGCCTGGATGAGCACATTTTCAATAGGGCAGGTTCAACATTATCCTGGGAGCGAAGATTGCAAATAATACTTGGGGCAGCGGAAGGATTGGCTTATCTACATGAAGAGTTGGAAATCCAG GTGATCTATCGTGACTTCAAGTCATCGAACATTCTACTGGATGGGGAATTCAAGGCGAAGCTGTCAGACTTTGGGCTTGCTAGGGAGGGACCAACTGCTGGTCATACGCATGTTTCAACCGCG GTTGTTGGAACATATGGATATGCTGCCCCGGACTACATAGAGACGGGGCATCTCACGTCCAAGAGCGACGTCTGGAGCTTTGGCGTGGTGGTGTATGAGATGTTGACAGGAAGACGATCGCTGGAACGGGAACTCCCCAAACCGGAGCAGAAGCTACTGGAGTGGGTGAAACAGAACCCTGCTGATAGTCGAAGATTCAGCATGATCATTGATCCGAGACTCGAAAACGACTACCCGTTAAGCGCAGCTCGCAAAGTTGCTAAATTAGCTGATAGTTGTTTGGTGAGAAGTGGGAAGGAAAGACCAAAAATGAGCAAGGTGGTGGAGGCTCTCAAGGACATTATTGCTGAGGCGGCGGCATGTGTGGAGAGCCCGCCGGTGAAGTATTTGGAGGATGCCGAAGATAGTCCTGCGCCGGCAGAGCAGATGGCCCCATCAATCAAACGGCGATTCACACACTTGGCTAAGATCAGTGAGAATTTGGATGGAGTGAACACAAGAAGGTTTATGATGATGCAAAGGGCTAAAGTTACATAA